In Anopheles gambiae chromosome 2, idAnoGambNW_F1_1, whole genome shotgun sequence, a single window of DNA contains:
- the LOC5667054 gene encoding keratin, type II cytoskeletal 1: MTKTLLLLSFCGVLLCLTSAAPAYQEDASNGVQSIVPVQEGSPVVIVEERAGDDSDLEGAEAAHFGYGGGGFGHGGGFGGGFGHGGGFGGGFGFKKFGGYGGGFGHRGFGGGFPGHGGFGGGGFGGGGFVVGGGFIKGGGFYGKK; encoded by the exons ATGACCAAG ACACTTTTGCTACTAAGCTTCTGTGGCGTGTTGCTCTGCCTCACGAGTGCTGCCCCAGCGTACCAGGAGGACGCTTCAAACGGCGTCCAATCGATAGTGCCGGTGCAAGAGGGCAGCCCCGTAGTGATCGTGGAAGAGCGTGCAGGTGATGATAGCGACCTGGAGGGTGCGGAAGCGGCCCACTTCGGGTACGGTGGTGGAGGCTTTGGACATGGCGGTGGCTTCGGAGGTGGCTTTGGCCATGGCGGAGGCTTCGGCGGTGGCTTTGGGTTCAAAAAGTTCGGCGGCTACGGCGGTGGCTTTGGACATCGCGGGTTCGGCGGTGGATTCCCGGGCCACGGTGGGTTCGGAGGCGGTGGCTTCGGGGGCGGTGGGTTCGTCGTTGGCGGTGGCTTCATCAAGGGGGGCGGATTTTACGGCAAGAAATAA